In the Ilumatobacteraceae bacterium genome, one interval contains:
- the ppk1 gene encoding polyphosphate kinase 1, whose product MTELADAPFDDMGDLTHRVLNRELSWLDFNERVLELAAEPTIPLLERAKFCAIFATNLDEFFQVRVAALRDQVAAGIDDRTWDGRTPLEQLVEVSAKVPEMLARQEDIFVDQLVPAFAAEGIEIVSWDRLSDVDRTTMREFYEQRIFPVLTPLAVDPGHPFPYISNLALSLAAHVADPVTAERRFVRLKVPDVFPRLIPLGDGRFVPAEEVIGAHLSTLFVGMVVEEWAVFRVTRNADLTLEEDEADDLLEAVELELRKRRFNKAIRLEVEGQIGDELLELLVRELELDPRNVSRHRALLDLSCLWQLHSLDRPELKDRAWPPVTAGRLFLAEGTDRPIFSVMRDRAVLVHHPYESFSSSVEAFLEQAAEDPRVQSIKMTLYRAGGDSNMIKSLIRAAERGKQVAVLVELKARFDEANNVQWAKQLERAGVHVVYGMVGLKTHSKVILVVRDDGDQLRRYCHIGTGNYNSKTARLYEDLGFLTCDNEIGADATQLFNHLTGYSRSEEYRTLLVAPRDLKRQLIDLIEHEASFGAEGRITLKCNSVADIAVIDTLYEASDAGVRIDGIVRGICTMRAGVPGLSENIRVRSILGRYLEHSRIYRFEHGGADDEPMYLIGSADLMPRNLDRRVEVLVPIDHPKHREWLDQVLEFDLADDIVRWELQPDDSWERCGDPDEFGPDAQERMYRWAVERQHQSRR is encoded by the coding sequence ATGACCGAGCTCGCCGATGCGCCGTTCGATGACATGGGCGATCTGACCCATCGCGTCCTCAATCGCGAGCTGAGCTGGCTCGACTTCAACGAGCGGGTGCTCGAGCTGGCTGCCGAGCCGACCATCCCGCTGCTCGAACGAGCCAAGTTCTGTGCGATCTTCGCGACCAACCTCGATGAGTTCTTCCAGGTTCGTGTCGCCGCACTCCGCGACCAGGTCGCGGCCGGCATCGACGACCGCACGTGGGACGGCCGCACGCCACTCGAACAACTCGTCGAGGTCTCGGCCAAGGTGCCCGAGATGCTCGCTCGGCAAGAGGACATCTTCGTCGATCAACTCGTGCCGGCGTTCGCTGCCGAGGGCATCGAGATCGTCTCGTGGGACCGTCTGTCCGACGTCGACCGCACCACGATGCGCGAGTTCTACGAGCAGCGCATCTTCCCGGTGCTCACCCCGCTCGCGGTCGACCCGGGCCACCCGTTCCCGTACATCTCCAACCTCGCGCTGAGTCTCGCCGCCCACGTCGCCGACCCCGTCACGGCCGAGCGCCGGTTCGTCCGGCTCAAGGTGCCCGACGTCTTCCCGCGGTTGATCCCGCTGGGCGACGGCCGGTTCGTGCCCGCCGAAGAGGTCATCGGCGCCCACCTCTCGACGCTCTTCGTCGGCATGGTGGTCGAGGAGTGGGCGGTGTTCCGGGTCACCCGCAACGCCGACCTGACCCTCGAAGAGGACGAGGCCGACGATCTGCTCGAAGCCGTCGAACTCGAGCTGCGCAAGCGCCGGTTCAACAAGGCGATCCGACTCGAAGTCGAAGGGCAGATCGGCGACGAGTTGCTCGAACTCCTCGTCCGCGAGCTCGAACTCGACCCGCGCAACGTGTCGCGTCACCGCGCCCTGCTCGATCTCAGCTGTCTGTGGCAGCTGCACTCCCTCGATCGGCCCGAGCTCAAAGATCGTGCGTGGCCGCCGGTCACCGCCGGTCGACTGTTCCTCGCCGAGGGCACCGATCGGCCGATCTTCTCGGTGATGCGCGACCGTGCCGTGCTGGTGCACCATCCGTACGAGAGCTTCTCCAGCAGCGTCGAGGCGTTCCTCGAGCAGGCGGCCGAGGACCCGCGGGTGCAGTCGATCAAGATGACCCTGTACCGCGCCGGCGGCGACAGCAACATGATCAAGAGCCTGATCCGTGCTGCCGAGCGCGGCAAGCAGGTCGCCGTGCTGGTCGAACTCAAGGCGCGCTTCGACGAGGCCAACAACGTCCAGTGGGCCAAGCAGCTCGAACGCGCCGGTGTGCACGTCGTCTACGGCATGGTCGGATTGAAGACCCACTCGAAGGTGATCCTGGTGGTCCGTGACGACGGCGATCAGCTGCGTCGCTACTGTCACATCGGCACCGGCAACTACAACTCCAAGACGGCCCGTCTCTACGAAGATCTCGGCTTCCTGACCTGCGACAACGAGATCGGCGCCGACGCGACGCAGCTGTTCAACCACCTCACCGGCTACAGCCGCAGCGAGGAGTACCGCACCCTGCTGGTGGCGCCCCGCGATCTCAAACGCCAGCTCATCGACCTGATCGAGCACGAGGCGTCGTTCGGCGCCGAGGGCCGCATCACGCTCAAGTGCAACTCGGTCGCCGACATCGCGGTGATCGACACCCTCTACGAAGCGAGCGACGCCGGCGTGCGCATCGACGGCATCGTGCGCGGGATCTGCACGATGCGGGCGGGTGTACCCGGTCTGTCCGAGAACATCCGTGTCCGGAGCATCCTCGGCCGGTATCTCGAACACAGTCGTATCTACCGGTTCGAACACGGCGGTGCCGATGACGAACCGATGTACCTCATCGGTTCGGCCGACCTGATGCCGCGCAACCTCGACCGTCGCGTCGAGGTGCTCGTGCCGATCGACCACCCGAAGCACCGCGAGTGGCTCGATCAGGTGCTCGAGTTCGATCTGGCCGACGACATCGTTCGCTGGGAACTCCAGCCCGACGAC